A portion of the Polaribacter cellanae genome contains these proteins:
- a CDS encoding carbonic anhydrase, with protein MNIKNSIFVVVLFAITFTSCNKSTKTEKKLETTSKNEGVSNANHKKKHWSYAGETGPEHWAEIEKDSECDGEFQSPINIVSVNAMADVALKPLDIHYALNTKIHDVKNNGHSIQYNFEAGDYINYKGEKFDLKQIHFHESSEHTIDGIRYPLVIHMVHVSKKGEYLVLAVMAKEGVSSAPFDFLESYLPLKKGEMKTVDTSFNLNLNLPKNKGYYNYVGSLTTPPCTQGVNWFVFKEPITVSLEQVNKLKKLMPINNYRNEQPLNGRKVKMTK; from the coding sequence GAAAAAAAATTAGAAACAACTTCAAAAAATGAGGGAGTTTCAAATGCAAATCATAAAAAAAAGCATTGGAGTTATGCAGGCGAAACAGGACCAGAGCATTGGGCAGAGATTGAAAAAGACTCAGAATGTGATGGAGAATTTCAATCTCCAATAAACATTGTAAGTGTAAATGCAATGGCAGATGTGGCTTTAAAACCATTAGATATCCATTATGCTCTAAACACGAAAATTCATGATGTAAAAAATAACGGGCACTCAATTCAATATAATTTCGAAGCAGGAGATTATATAAATTACAAAGGAGAAAAATTCGATTTAAAGCAAATTCATTTCCATGAATCTTCTGAGCATACTATAGACGGAATTAGATATCCATTAGTTATTCATATGGTACATGTAAGTAAAAAGGGAGAATACTTAGTGTTAGCAGTTATGGCAAAAGAAGGTGTTTCAAGTGCTCCTTTCGATTTTTTAGAAAGTTATTTACCGCTTAAAAAAGGAGAAATGAAAACGGTTGACACGTCTTTTAATCTCAATTTAAATCTTCCTAAAAATAAAGGGTACTATAATTATGTTGGTTCACTTACAACGCCACCTTGTACTCAGGGTGTAAATTGGTTTGTTTTTAAAGAACCAATTACAGTTTCTTTAGAGCAGGTTAATAAATTAAAAAAGTTAATGCCAATTAACAATTATAGAAACGAGCAACCATTAAATGGTAGAAAAGTAAAAATGACAAAATAA